A genomic window from Polaribacter gangjinensis includes:
- a CDS encoding sulfatase-like hydrolase/transferase, translated as MKTILLYLIFLLNSVISFSQSQRPNIVFIITDDQSAITLRESDNQNQSRPFGFNGDPKVYTPIIDNLASKGIVFNNAFVSTSICTPSRYSILTGKYAGRSQGKSFMSNFPLGKLSRVANNIELEENITNLPKLLQSVGYKTAFIGKSHLIDHDILETYTQGKNGFMAYSKTADPYNTSVSNAVKFNHEKWSNRMKEFGFDFVNAFYPGNLRELFNDGLNIHNVEYKNKAVLDFIENTGDEPFFIYYSETIPHGPAPYWTNNNGYYAGLDSDVNLTAEGVLNQDYSYLPSRNQIKNEINGLSGKDPRHAWLRWFDHAVGAVVEKLKAKGKLDNTIIIITSDHGDFNHAKATNYEGGIKVPLMVYWPNGIKHPRTYGELVQNIDFTPTFLDFAGVTSTGVSLDGKSLKNIITTNTNDPIHDYLFFEIGYSRAIRTKDWKYITVRYDDATNTKIANGGTFAGPNGTLVPLPYYIPNVSLGSLGAASYPLYHQKDQLFDLTNDPFETKNLFDLHPVKSTEMRNLLREKLLTFTNRPYQEFTNTSFDLTVTGTANETTSIIGKVLAGYQGWFNTPTDGGNRGWNHYRAANGKFEPGFATIDFWPDMSEAAADEKYATSFTKKDGTVATVFSSRNAKTINRHFKWMNDYGIDGVFFQQFASNLRSNTPNLKANDKLVLDNIIASAKTNNNRLVSVMFDLSNSNATGTMVTDIKTYWQQLVTEHGLNTNTQSHLLTYKNKPVVAIWGVGFNRTDNYTLNDIQELINFFKNDPVYGGCAVLLGVPTSWRTLNNDATSNTQLHDVIKSADIVHPWTVGRYGSLSSADTHKNIIALDKAWCDAENLLYMPVVFPGFSWQNLKKDQGQISALNSIPRLKGEFLWRQFYNAISSNVSTIYVAMFDEMDEGTCIFKVDDNPPSSSLTQFTNYEGLPNDYYLWLTGKAGETLRGELPLSKTKPSYPNLVLPNTYYVSADGDDNNTGTNLGTSFKTVQKGYTAADSGNKVIISGDVIHNSQTQITKNIHFEGISNATLRPNQNRLGTARMFHISAPNLTVSFKDISFLNNKETTVSGAVINMNANSILNITNSIFDGNSTIGSTNNGGAIQFTEGTVTITQSIFKNNTSNGIGGAIFGTGTGVFTLSESLFVGNSSTKLDSGNGGAISISGDGRTSLITTSTFYNNNAVFQGGALYFSGLNNDSKLRNVTVFENTIETDNLDRAGGVRIEGGRNFEIENSLIYNNKIDVLNSSTKISDLGHANGAEVSANVSLILKHSLLKVVSPQINNPIQNDLNMNSILNANLTSSSLFFNESTGKVAYILVSEGDQSPIGYGSDGNDVGAWNSGFVLSTDDQDFLKEIFKITYNTNDKTITLINNSNEQLSVEIFNILGMNLFSNKKFTTNSVIDAASFKKGIYICRVKFASKWTSIKFVIY; from the coding sequence ATGAAGACCATATTACTTTATTTAATTTTTCTTTTAAATTCAGTTATTTCATTTAGCCAATCTCAACGTCCCAATATTGTATTCATTATAACGGACGATCAGAGTGCAATTACTTTAAGAGAATCAGATAATCAAAACCAATCAAGACCTTTTGGTTTTAACGGAGATCCTAAAGTTTATACTCCAATTATCGATAATTTGGCTTCAAAAGGGATTGTTTTTAACAATGCATTTGTATCGACATCTATTTGTACCCCAAGTAGATATTCAATATTAACAGGAAAGTATGCAGGAAGATCACAAGGAAAAAGCTTTATGAGTAATTTTCCTTTGGGAAAGTTAAGTAGGGTGGCAAATAATATAGAGTTGGAAGAAAATATTACCAATCTTCCCAAATTATTACAATCTGTGGGTTATAAAACGGCTTTTATTGGTAAATCTCATCTTATTGATCATGATATTTTGGAGACATACACTCAAGGTAAAAATGGTTTTATGGCATATTCTAAAACAGCTGATCCCTATAATACGTCTGTGTCAAATGCTGTAAAATTTAATCATGAAAAATGGTCAAATCGCATGAAAGAATTTGGGTTTGATTTTGTAAATGCCTTTTATCCTGGAAATTTAAGAGAATTATTTAATGATGGTTTAAATATTCATAATGTTGAGTATAAGAATAAAGCAGTTTTAGATTTTATAGAAAATACTGGAGATGAACCATTTTTTATCTATTACAGTGAAACCATTCCACATGGGCCAGCTCCTTATTGGACAAATAATAATGGATATTATGCAGGTTTAGATTCTGATGTTAATCTTACAGCAGAAGGGGTTTTGAATCAAGATTATTCGTATTTACCCTCAAGAAACCAAATTAAAAATGAGATAAATGGATTGTCAGGTAAGGATCCAAGGCATGCTTGGTTACGTTGGTTTGATCATGCTGTTGGAGCTGTTGTAGAAAAGTTGAAAGCAAAAGGGAAATTAGACAATACAATTATTATAATTACCTCTGATCACGGAGATTTTAATCATGCGAAAGCAACTAACTACGAAGGAGGTATAAAAGTTCCTTTGATGGTTTACTGGCCCAATGGAATTAAACATCCTAGAACTTACGGTGAATTGGTTCAAAACATCGATTTTACTCCTACTTTTTTAGACTTTGCGGGTGTTACTTCAACTGGTGTTTCTTTAGATGGGAAAAGTTTAAAAAATATAATTACAACAAATACTAATGATCCAATTCATGACTACCTTTTCTTTGAAATTGGATATTCTAGAGCAATAAGAACCAAAGACTGGAAATATATTACAGTTCGTTACGACGACGCAACAAATACTAAAATTGCCAATGGGGGAACTTTTGCCGGACCAAATGGAACCCTAGTTCCATTGCCGTATTACATTCCAAATGTTTCTCTAGGAAGCTTAGGAGCGGCATCTTATCCATTGTATCATCAAAAAGATCAGTTATTTGATTTAACAAATGATCCTTTTGAAACCAAAAATTTATTTGACCTGCATCCAGTAAAGTCAACAGAGATGAGAAATTTACTGAGAGAAAAGTTGCTTACTTTCACTAATAGGCCTTATCAAGAATTTACAAATACAAGTTTTGATTTGACTGTTACTGGAACTGCAAACGAAACTACCTCAATCATAGGGAAGGTATTAGCAGGTTATCAAGGATGGTTTAATACACCCACAGATGGTGGAAATCGAGGATGGAATCATTACAGAGCAGCTAATGGAAAATTTGAGCCTGGATTTGCTACGATTGATTTTTGGCCAGATATGAGTGAGGCAGCTGCAGACGAAAAATATGCAACATCTTTTACAAAAAAAGATGGTACTGTTGCAACTGTATTTTCATCTAGAAATGCAAAAACCATCAATCGTCATTTTAAGTGGATGAATGATTACGGAATAGATGGTGTATTTTTTCAGCAATTTGCTTCGAATTTAAGATCAAATACGCCAAATCTTAAAGCCAATGATAAATTGGTATTAGACAATATCATTGCATCAGCCAAGACAAACAACAATAGATTGGTAAGTGTAATGTTCGATTTGTCTAATTCCAACGCAACAGGCACCATGGTTACTGATATTAAAACTTATTGGCAACAATTGGTCACAGAGCATGGTTTAAACACCAATACCCAAAGTCATTTATTAACGTACAAAAATAAACCTGTAGTTGCTATTTGGGGAGTAGGATTTAATAGAACGGACAATTACACTTTGAATGATATTCAAGAACTGATCAACTTTTTTAAAAATGATCCAGTTTACGGAGGTTGTGCTGTATTATTAGGCGTCCCAACAAGTTGGCGTACCTTAAATAACGATGCAACTTCAAATACACAATTGCATGATGTTATAAAATCAGCGGATATTGTACATCCATGGACAGTTGGAAGGTATGGCAGTTTATCATCAGCAGATACACATAAAAATATTATCGCATTAGATAAAGCATGGTGTGATGCAGAAAACTTATTATACATGCCTGTGGTTTTCCCTGGCTTTAGTTGGCAAAATTTAAAAAAGGACCAAGGACAAATATCCGCATTGAATAGTATTCCACGTTTAAAAGGAGAATTTTTATGGCGACAATTTTACAATGCTATTTCATCAAATGTATCAACTATTTATGTAGCGATGTTTGATGAAATGGATGAAGGCACGTGTATTTTTAAAGTAGATGATAACCCACCCTCAAGTTCACTTACTCAGTTTACCAACTACGAGGGGTTACCTAATGATTATTATTTATGGTTGACAGGCAAAGCAGGAGAAACTTTAAGAGGCGAATTACCATTGTCGAAAACCAAACCTTCTTATCCAAATTTAGTATTGCCAAATACCTATTATGTATCAGCAGATGGAGATGATAATAATACAGGAACAAATTTAGGAACCTCATTTAAAACCGTTCAAAAAGGATATACTGCAGCCGATTCTGGGAATAAAGTAATTATTTCTGGAGATGTAATTCATAACTCCCAAACACAAATTACCAAAAATATACATTTCGAAGGAATTTCAAATGCAACACTTAGACCAAATCAAAACAGACTTGGAACTGCAAGAATGTTTCATATTAGTGCCCCAAATTTAACAGTTTCGTTTAAAGATATTTCCTTTTTAAATAATAAAGAAACAACAGTATCTGGAGCAGTTATCAATATGAATGCAAATTCAATATTGAATATTACAAATTCAATTTTTGATGGGAATTCCACAATAGGCTCTACAAATAATGGAGGAGCCATACAATTTACAGAAGGAACAGTGACAATAACACAATCAATTTTTAAAAACAATACATCTAATGGAATTGGAGGAGCTATTTTTGGAACAGGTACAGGGGTTTTTACCCTTTCTGAGTCACTATTTGTTGGAAATTCATCTACAAAACTTGATAGTGGAAATGGTGGAGCTATTTCAATTTCTGGAGACGGAAGAACTTCACTAATTACAACTTCAACCTTTTACAATAACAATGCTGTTTTTCAGGGAGGAGCTCTTTATTTTTCAGGTTTAAATAATGATTCAAAATTAAGAAATGTTACCGTTTTTGAAAATACTATTGAGACTGACAATCTAGATCGAGCAGGAGGAGTTCGTATTGAAGGAGGAAGAAATTTTGAAATTGAAAATTCTTTAATCTATAATAATAAGATTGATGTTTTGAACAGTAGTACAAAAATTTCTGATTTGGGACATGCCAATGGAGCAGAAGTATCTGCAAATGTATCATTAATTTTAAAACATAGTTTATTGAAAGTTGTGTCACCACAAATAAATAACCCTATTCAAAATGATTTAAATATGAACTCAATTTTAAACGCTAATTTGACATCTTCTAGTTTATTTTTTAATGAATCAACAGGAAAAGTAGCATATATTTTAGTATCAGAAGGAGATCAATCACCAATAGGTTATGGAAGTGATGGTAATGATGTAGGTGCTTGGAATTCAGGTTTTGTGTTATCTACAGATGACCAAGATTTTTTAAAAGAAATATTTAAAATAACCTACAATACAAATGATAAAACTATAACTTTAATTAATAATTCTAATGAACAATTAAGTGTTGAAATCTTTAATATTTTGGGTATGAATTTATTTTCTAATAAAAAATTCACAACCAATTCAGTAATAGATGCTGCTAGTTTTAAAAAAGGGATATATATATGCAGGGTAAAATTTGCGAGTAAATGGACATCAATAAAATTTGTTATCTACTAA
- a CDS encoding T9SS type A sorting domain-containing protein: MKKNTFFTLCFSFILGSIFAQQTVWVNASATGANDGTSEADAYTTFTAALADINSNGDVLRVVGTIAAGSQNLSAKNFQYTIEGDTNGSTLTGTDAATRMFTISSTSVGQNVTFKNITFTGSINSTGAGGGVFYSNQPSVTLNFENCRFNGNSLALATTAGGGALWVTNSTLNITDCLFKENTALRSGGAIYIGIKTTATITRCTFYKNKTTDTNTAFGGAALYVTGASPNGPTVNAYNCTFFQNTIGHTNQAYSTIRTEGGITKVYNSLFNENKVNNGTGGPGDWGSAASLSSTITNCVGQWINGNVTNTSSNINILNTLFSSSLIYEDLDGKVNYINPSSITDVTPIDFGNDNNDVGSWDSKINLFKGTTDSDWATGSNWSSTAAPTSLENVTLLSDSPALVIGGSTNATINNLSVDASSSLTINSGGVLIVNGTSTGNVTYNRNLPSTNWYLVSAPLNGEDMTDMRANNSFATGTGSNIGFASYTPTTNQWSYFTTASTDALAAGKGFSAKLGSTGNLSFTGTINTADVSVAVSNAGTGFNLIGNPFTSHVNSASLLGDNSANLVSQTLWVWNQATSSYDTYVTRDSFVLAPAQGFFVRSSNGTNINIAESYQALTGGTFQKSSTTRTEVKLMMNDGSNNRFVKMYYLDNATKDFDNGFDGETFGGIENSVDVFTNLVENNEGKKFQVQSLPIAEMETMIVPVGVKAAAGKEITFTADAMNLPGDTKVFLEDRLTNTITRLDEANSSYKVTLNDALNGTGRFYLHTKSSGVLSTDEVVLQNTSIYAINNNTLRVVGLPSGNANVKMYNILGKQVMQTSFSSTGVKEISLPKLATGMYIVQLETAAGKLNKKIVLE; this comes from the coding sequence ATGAAAAAAAATACTTTTTTTACATTATGCTTTTCCTTTATATTGGGGAGCATATTTGCCCAACAAACAGTTTGGGTTAATGCAAGTGCTACAGGTGCTAATGATGGTACAAGTGAAGCGGATGCTTACACTACTTTTACAGCTGCTTTAGCTGATATCAACTCTAATGGTGATGTTTTGAGGGTTGTAGGTACCATAGCTGCTGGATCTCAAAATTTAAGTGCCAAAAATTTTCAATATACTATAGAAGGTGATACCAACGGGTCTACACTTACAGGAACGGATGCAGCTACTAGAATGTTTACAATTAGCTCTACATCTGTTGGTCAAAACGTAACTTTTAAAAACATTACTTTTACAGGTTCAATAAATTCCACAGGAGCTGGTGGTGGTGTTTTCTATAGTAATCAGCCAAGTGTTACTTTAAATTTTGAAAATTGTAGATTTAATGGAAATTCTTTAGCATTAGCTACTACAGCGGGGGGTGGCGCTCTTTGGGTTACTAATTCTACGTTAAATATTACTGATTGTCTTTTTAAAGAAAACACTGCCCTTCGAAGTGGTGGTGCTATTTATATTGGTATTAAAACTACTGCAACAATTACCAGATGTACTTTTTATAAAAATAAAACAACAGATACAAATACTGCATTTGGTGGAGCTGCTTTGTATGTTACTGGTGCTAGTCCTAATGGTCCTACTGTAAATGCCTATAATTGCACATTTTTTCAAAATACTATAGGACACACAAACCAAGCTTATTCAACAATTAGAACAGAAGGTGGAATAACAAAAGTATACAATTCGTTATTCAATGAAAATAAAGTGAATAATGGTACTGGTGGGCCTGGCGACTGGGGTTCTGCGGCTAGTTTAAGCTCTACTATTACTAATTGTGTTGGTCAATGGATTAATGGTAATGTGACTAATACAAGTTCAAATATAAATATTCTTAATACACTTTTCTCGTCTAGCTTGATTTATGAAGATTTAGATGGTAAGGTTAATTACATTAATCCAAGTTCAATAACAGATGTAACCCCAATCGATTTTGGTAATGATAATAATGACGTAGGTTCATGGGATTCAAAAATCAATTTATTCAAAGGAACAACAGATTCAGATTGGGCAACAGGAAGCAACTGGTCATCAACAGCTGCACCAACTTCTTTAGAAAATGTAACCTTATTGTCTGATTCTCCTGCATTAGTAATAGGTGGCTCTACAAATGCAACTATTAACAATTTATCTGTAGATGCTTCAAGTTCATTGACCATCAATTCAGGAGGTGTGTTAATTGTAAATGGAACTTCAACAGGAAATGTAACTTACAACAGAAATTTACCATCTACAAACTGGTATTTGGTTTCTGCTCCATTAAATGGTGAAGACATGACAGACATGAGAGCAAATAATAGTTTTGCAACTGGAACAGGTTCAAATATTGGTTTTGCATCATATACGCCAACTACAAATCAATGGAGTTATTTTACTACTGCATCAACAGATGCATTGGCAGCAGGAAAAGGTTTTTCAGCTAAACTAGGAAGCACAGGAAACCTTTCTTTTACAGGAACAATCAACACAGCTGATGTTTCTGTAGCTGTTTCAAATGCAGGAACAGGTTTTAACTTGATTGGAAATCCATTTACTTCACATGTAAATAGTGCTTCTTTATTAGGCGATAATTCAGCTAACTTGGTATCACAAACTCTTTGGGTTTGGAATCAAGCAACTAGCAGTTATGATACTTATGTAACTCGAGATTCTTTTGTTTTAGCTCCAGCTCAAGGATTTTTTGTAAGATCATCAAACGGAACAAACATCAACATTGCTGAATCTTATCAAGCTTTAACAGGTGGAACTTTCCAAAAATCATCAACTACAAGAACAGAAGTAAAATTGATGATGAACGATGGCTCAAATAATAGATTTGTAAAAATGTATTACTTAGACAACGCAACCAAAGATTTTGACAATGGTTTTGACGGAGAAACGTTTGGAGGTATAGAAAATTCAGTGGATGTATTTACAAACTTAGTAGAAAACAACGAAGGTAAAAAATTCCAAGTACAATCATTACCAATTGCAGAAATGGAAACTATGATTGTTCCTGTTGGTGTAAAAGCTGCTGCTGGTAAAGAAATCACCTTTACTGCTGATGCTATGAATTTACCTGGAGATACCAAAGTATTTTTAGAAGACAGATTGACAAATACCATTACTCGTTTAGATGAAGCAAATTCATCATATAAAGTAACTTTAAACGATGCTTTAAACGGAACAGGACGTTTCTATTTACACACAAAATCATCTGGAGTATTAAGTACTGATGAGGTTGTTTTACAAAACACAAGTATCTATGCAATCAACAACAATACTTTGAGAGTGGTTGGTTTACCATCAGGAAATGCGAATGTAAAAATGTACAACATTCTTGGAAAACAAGTGATGCAAACTTCTTTTAGTTCAACAGGAGTGAAAGAAATTTCATTGCCAAAATTAGCAACAGGAATGTACATTGTTCAATTAGAAACTGCTGCTGGTAAATTGAATAAAAAAATCGTTTTAGAATAA
- a CDS encoding T9SS type A sorting domain-containing protein, with translation MKKITFLFVSILMLINYQIFATDYYVKAGGLNTNSGLDEQNALSTISEAMNKAIDGDRIIIIGSINQSGQVAISKSVSFVGQNNAVITGIDDGGIAKMYVVNAAAITASFSNITFTGSINKNISHGGVFSVTGDSDITFTECVFDGNSISGYYSGGAISISSGRVTIANSLFKNNTAGRSGGAISVFASVAVQPQVTITGTTFYNNLAQGTGNSDGGGAIFAEGNANGTVSISNCTFFENKITRDNIDYAGAIRSTTFSVTVTNSLFYNNKINGGAGASSDFGSAPAGTQSFTYSIGEWISNNVDTRSNFISFVKATVDPSEKAADLTASNLRFEATLGKVIYDAVDSGIDSPIDFGSDGNDAGAWNSGYTLSLEDSILLNNQLSVFYDSNLKSIQLFNSFTEPFTTEVYTILGSKVIDIKPIETQNSIINVSTLRNGVYILVAKFNGKSISKKFVIY, from the coding sequence ATGAAAAAAATTACTTTTCTATTTGTAAGCATTTTAATGCTAATTAATTATCAAATTTTTGCAACTGATTATTATGTAAAGGCTGGTGGTTTAAACACTAATTCAGGTTTAGATGAACAGAATGCGCTTTCAACAATCTCTGAAGCAATGAATAAAGCAATTGATGGAGATAGAATTATCATAATAGGTTCAATTAACCAATCTGGGCAAGTTGCTATTTCTAAATCTGTTTCTTTTGTTGGTCAAAATAATGCAGTTATTACGGGTATTGATGATGGTGGTATTGCAAAAATGTATGTAGTAAATGCTGCTGCAATAACCGCATCTTTTTCAAACATAACTTTTACAGGAAGTATTAATAAAAACATAAGTCATGGAGGAGTCTTTTCGGTTACTGGTGATTCAGATATTACTTTTACAGAGTGTGTTTTTGATGGAAATTCTATTTCAGGCTATTATTCTGGAGGTGCAATTTCAATTAGCAGTGGTAGAGTAACTATTGCAAATTCTTTATTTAAAAATAATACTGCAGGTAGAAGTGGAGGTGCTATAAGTGTATTTGCAAGCGTTGCAGTTCAACCTCAAGTTACTATCACAGGAACTACTTTTTATAACAACTTAGCACAAGGAACGGGAAATTCTGATGGAGGAGGAGCTATTTTTGCTGAAGGAAATGCCAATGGAACAGTTTCAATTTCAAACTGTACTTTTTTTGAAAATAAAATTACAAGAGATAATATAGATTATGCAGGTGCAATTAGATCTACAACCTTTTCTGTAACTGTAACTAATAGTTTGTTTTATAATAATAAAATTAATGGTGGAGCCGGAGCTTCTAGTGATTTTGGCTCTGCTCCTGCGGGAACACAATCGTTCACTTACTCTATTGGTGAGTGGATAAGTAACAATGTTGATACAAGATCTAATTTTATTTCTTTTGTAAAAGCAACTGTTGATCCAAGTGAAAAAGCAGCAGATTTAACAGCTTCTAATTTACGTTTTGAAGCTACTTTGGGTAAGGTTATTTATGATGCAGTAGATTCAGGTATAGATAGCCCAATTGATTTTGGGTCTGATGGCAATGATGCTGGTGCATGGAATTCTGGCTATACACTTTCTTTAGAAGATTCAATACTTTTAAATAACCAATTGTCTGTATTTTATGACAGTAACTTAAAAAGTATTCAATTATTCAATTCCTTTACAGAGCCATTTACAACTGAGGTATATACAATTTTAGGTAGTAAAGTAATTGATATCAAGCCTATTGAAACTCAAAATTCCATTATAAATGTATCAACTTTAAGAAATGGAGTCTATATATTGGTTGCAAAATTTAATGGAAAATCTATTTCTAAGAAGTTTGTAATTTATTAA
- a CDS encoding carboxypeptidase-like regulatory domain-containing protein has translation MENKFLFFFFIFTINFFSQHSNITLNGVIIDSNKNTVPYAAIGILSKAMGTSSNDDGEFFLKLTRENLSDTLTVSSIGYKTFKIKVQDFINQTEKIIVLEEEVVSLGEITLIKPDYYVKKALKNIKNTTLSSLHQLTILYRRFSTENNTPRFLVEHYMHVLDRSLTINEFQEASVLEIRKSVDYRYVKFKQNFHAAEMIAKQNPLRGDFYANDYNWKVTGDSSYDGEEIIIVQGNEKVKPGNWVRLYIGVVTFGIYKLEKSHNNATYIYKKDKEGKLYLSYHNREFKSKEPITPHLKNLLKLKSNTIDLSYRHEAIVLGVEKDWKNINIKSNIKGNQLDMGDYNLPYNEMFWNHLSMPPDSKFYIKNKKELESIFGVPLNIQYKAVNSSKN, from the coding sequence ATGGAAAACAAATTTCTTTTTTTCTTTTTCATATTTACAATAAACTTTTTTTCTCAACATTCTAATATTACTCTTAACGGAGTAATAATTGATTCTAATAAGAATACGGTTCCTTATGCTGCAATTGGTATTTTATCAAAAGCTATGGGAACATCAAGTAATGATGATGGAGAATTCTTTTTAAAGTTAACTAGAGAAAATCTTTCTGATACTTTAACAGTATCAAGTATAGGTTATAAAACTTTTAAAATTAAAGTTCAAGATTTCATAAATCAAACAGAAAAAATAATTGTATTAGAGGAGGAAGTAGTTTCTTTGGGTGAAATAACACTAATAAAACCGGATTATTATGTAAAAAAAGCGCTTAAAAATATTAAGAATACTACCCTAAGCTCACTACATCAACTTACTATCCTTTACAGAAGATTCTCTACCGAAAATAATACTCCAAGATTTTTAGTGGAACATTATATGCATGTTTTAGATAGAAGCTTGACTATTAATGAATTTCAAGAAGCATCGGTTTTAGAAATAAGAAAATCAGTAGATTATAGATATGTGAAGTTTAAACAAAATTTTCATGCAGCTGAGATGATTGCAAAACAAAATCCCCTTAGAGGAGATTTTTATGCTAATGATTATAATTGGAAAGTTACTGGAGATTCTTCATATGATGGCGAAGAAATTATAATTGTTCAAGGAAATGAAAAAGTAAAACCAGGAAATTGGGTAAGGTTATATATTGGAGTAGTAACTTTTGGTATTTACAAACTAGAAAAATCTCATAACAATGCAACTTATATTTATAAAAAAGATAAAGAAGGTAAATTGTATTTAAGTTATCATAACCGAGAATTTAAATCAAAGGAACCAATTACACCTCATTTAAAAAACCTATTAAAATTAAAATCAAACACCATTGACCTCTCATATAGACATGAAGCTATTGTGCTAGGTGTAGAAAAAGATTGGAAAAATATCAATATAAAATCCAATATAAAAGGTAATCAGTTAGATATGGGAGATTATAATTTGCCTTATAACGAGATGTTTTGGAATCATCTAAGTATGCCACCAGATTCAAAATTTTACATAAAAAATAAAAAAGAACTTGAATCAATTTTCGGTGTTCCGTTAAATATACAATACAAAGCTGTAAATAGTTCAAAAAATTAA
- a CDS encoding glycoside hydrolase family 71/99-like protein: protein MRKQFYLLILVFCTHINLQAQSKHGKSSNFSSYKGLVMAGYQGWFRTPDDGAKKGWGHYGVGQKFDYENNTIDFWPDVTEYKKTYKTSFKYPNGEYAAVFSSLDKSTTELHFSWMKQYGVDGVFMQRFFGVARNHIETNKPQDIILKNALQAAKENNRAIAVMYDLSGLKATDEDCSAIIEDWKMLVNQLKITNQGENQPYLYHNNKPLIAIWGVGFPDRPYDTRKIGINRLIDFLKNDPEYGGCSIMLGVPTYFRELDKDCLPDPYLHEIIKSVDILMPWMVQRFTPLVHNIGSHLRDHIIADIAWTKTNNLDYVPVVTPGFSWRNLSMSTKKTDRYTAYGAIPRLGGKFYWEQMSNAILAGSEMIYVAMFDEIDEGTAIMKVSDNPPNSDKAFFVNNDGVPSDHYLWLTGLGAKMLRKEIPLQILMPQKVNGN from the coding sequence ATGAGAAAACAATTTTATCTATTAATACTAGTCTTTTGTACTCATATCAATCTCCAAGCACAATCAAAGCATGGAAAATCAAGTAACTTTTCTAGTTATAAAGGATTGGTTATGGCAGGTTATCAAGGTTGGTTTAGAACTCCAGATGATGGGGCAAAGAAAGGCTGGGGGCATTATGGCGTGGGTCAAAAATTCGATTATGAAAACAATACCATCGATTTTTGGCCTGATGTAACTGAATATAAAAAGACCTATAAAACATCATTCAAATACCCAAATGGTGAGTATGCAGCAGTTTTTAGCTCACTAGATAAAAGCACTACTGAACTCCATTTTTCTTGGATGAAACAATATGGCGTAGATGGTGTTTTTATGCAGCGCTTTTTCGGAGTAGCTAGGAATCACATAGAGACAAATAAACCACAAGATATCATTTTAAAAAATGCATTACAAGCGGCCAAAGAAAATAACAGAGCTATTGCTGTAATGTATGATTTGTCTGGTTTAAAAGCAACTGATGAAGATTGTTCGGCGATTATCGAAGATTGGAAAATGCTTGTCAACCAATTAAAAATAACTAATCAAGGAGAAAACCAACCGTATTTATATCATAACAACAAACCCTTAATAGCTATATGGGGAGTTGGTTTTCCTGACAGGCCCTATGATACTCGAAAAATAGGAATTAATCGCCTTATAGATTTTTTAAAAAACGATCCTGAATATGGAGGATGTTCCATTATGTTAGGCGTACCAACTTATTTTAGAGAATTAGATAAGGATTGTTTACCCGATCCATATTTACACGAAATTATAAAATCCGTAGATATTTTAATGCCTTGGATGGTGCAACGTTTTACACCTTTAGTGCACAATATTGGTTCACATTTGCGAGATCACATCATAGCAGATATCGCTTGGACAAAAACTAACAACCTAGACTATGTACCTGTGGTAACCCCAGGTTTTAGTTGGAGAAATCTGTCTATGAGTACTAAAAAAACAGATAGATATACTGCTTATGGAGCCATACCCAGATTGGGGGGTAAATTTTACTGGGAGCAAATGTCAAATGCCATACTTGCAGGAAGTGAAATGATATATGTTGCCATGTTTGATGAAATAGATGAAGGTACAGCTATTATGAAAGTATCTGATAATCCACCTAATAGCGATAAAGCTTTTTTTGTTAATAATGATGGTGTGCCTTCAGACCATTATTTATGGTTAACTGGCTTGGGTGCAAAAATGCTTCGTAAAGAAATTCCTCTCCAAATTTTAATGCCCCAAAAAGTGAATGGTAATTAG